One window of the Candidatus Chryseobacterium colombiense genome contains the following:
- a CDS encoding alpha/beta fold hydrolase: MSASQIIAYLSSKTNNESQLFYNLFSPETTKATLLIVHGMQEHSGRYTEIAEYFSAHGIAVLTYDHLGHGKSVKEKKDIGFFQLEKPDERLVADAEMMADYLADQFPDVPHFILGHSMGSFITRCLLQNASDKFSGAIITGTGGPLSGINVLRGYLSLANAIVPRHRTFLNSVFTSVNNKNFKKDKDFSDTSWLSVNPENRKAFEQDELCGIPFTYNAFYTLFTIYKKATARNWASSISKSFPFLFVSGKNDPIGDFGKGVMYTVSNLKNDGFQNVEVKLYPEMRHEILNEEIREEVLNGIYRWILIQ; encoded by the coding sequence ATGTCAGCATCCCAAATCATAGCGTACTTATCATCAAAAACAAACAATGAGTCACAGCTTTTTTACAACCTATTTTCTCCTGAAACAACCAAAGCTACCCTGCTCATCGTCCATGGCATGCAGGAACACAGCGGAAGATATACAGAGATTGCAGAATATTTTTCAGCTCATGGGATTGCTGTATTGACGTATGACCACTTAGGACATGGAAAATCGGTAAAGGAGAAAAAAGATATTGGCTTCTTTCAGCTTGAAAAACCTGATGAAAGGCTTGTTGCTGATGCAGAAATGATGGCAGATTATCTTGCAGATCAGTTTCCGGATGTTCCTCATTTTATCTTAGGACATTCCATGGGATCCTTTATCACACGCTGTCTTCTTCAAAATGCAAGTGATAAATTTTCAGGAGCTATTATTACAGGAACCGGAGGACCTTTATCGGGGATCAATGTATTAAGAGGTTATTTATCATTAGCCAATGCTATTGTACCTCGTCATCGTACTTTTTTGAATTCTGTTTTTACAAGTGTGAATAACAAAAATTTTAAAAAGGATAAAGATTTTAGCGACACCAGCTGGCTAAGTGTAAATCCGGAAAACAGAAAAGCTTTTGAGCAGGATGAGCTTTGCGGAATTCCTTTTACGTATAATGCATTTTATACTTTATTTACCATTTATAAAAAAGCGACAGCAAGAAACTGGGCTTCTTCCATTTCCAAATCATTTCCTTTTTTATTCGTAAGTGGGAAAAATGATCCGATTGGTGATTTTGGCAAAGGAGTAATGTATACCGTTAGCAATTTAAAGAATGATGGTTTTCAGAATGTAGAGGTAAAGCTTTATCCGGAAATGCGCCATGAGATTTTAAATGAGGAAATAAGAGAAGAGGTCCTGAATGGAATTTACCGCTGGATTTTAATACAGTAA
- a CDS encoding ABC-F family ATP-binding cassette domain-containing protein gives MFFLHNISYGFPAGDLLFNAVNLTIPSHSKSALVGSNGVGKSTLLKIMADEIEPLEGNVNSQGDLFYVPQMFGNFNDLTVAECLKIDRKLDALQKITSGEVDEIYFETLNDDWDIEERCQNALRYWKLENLDLNQKLERLSGGQKTKVFLAGIQINHPEIILLDEPTNHLDLEGRNLLYDFIEKTNSTVVMVSHDRTLLNLVETIFELSNQGILMYGGNYDFYAEQKEIENEALQNDIHSKERALKKAKEKERETLERKQKLDARGKGKQEKSGVARIMMNTLRNNAEKNSSKLKSVHADKINDISGDLRNLRSSVRNADQMKVNFNDSNLHSGKILISAEEINFRYDEENLWKENLNLEIRSGDRISIKGSNGSGKTTLIKLLLGDLQPSVGSISISDFQTIYIDQEYSLIDKEATVYDFAQQFNDNALPESEVKTLLSRFLFGKETWDKKCDVLSGGERLRLLLCGLSISNKAPDMIILDEPTNNLDLQNVEILTNSIKDYHGTLVVISHDEVFLEEIGVDRELMLN, from the coding sequence ATGTTTTTTTTACACAATATATCCTATGGGTTTCCTGCGGGAGATCTTCTTTTTAATGCTGTCAACTTAACGATACCTTCACATTCAAAATCGGCTCTGGTCGGAAGCAATGGTGTGGGAAAATCTACCTTGCTGAAAATCATGGCGGATGAAATTGAGCCTTTGGAAGGCAATGTCAATAGTCAGGGGGATTTATTTTATGTTCCGCAGATGTTTGGAAATTTTAATGATTTGACGGTTGCAGAATGCTTGAAAATCGATAGAAAGCTCGATGCTCTCCAAAAAATTACGAGTGGGGAAGTGGATGAGATTTATTTTGAAACGTTGAATGACGATTGGGATATTGAAGAACGGTGTCAGAATGCTTTGCGATACTGGAAACTGGAGAATTTAGACTTGAATCAAAAATTGGAAAGACTGAGTGGCGGGCAAAAAACAAAAGTTTTTCTGGCGGGAATTCAAATCAATCATCCTGAAATCATTTTACTGGATGAACCAACAAATCATCTCGATCTGGAAGGACGGAATCTTCTGTATGATTTTATTGAAAAAACAAATTCAACCGTTGTGATGGTCAGTCACGATCGTACATTGCTGAATTTAGTAGAGACAATTTTCGAATTAAGTAACCAGGGAATTTTAATGTATGGCGGAAATTATGATTTTTATGCCGAACAAAAAGAAATTGAAAATGAAGCGTTACAAAACGATATTCACTCTAAAGAACGCGCACTGAAAAAAGCAAAAGAAAAAGAACGCGAAACGTTGGAACGGAAACAAAAACTTGATGCACGCGGAAAAGGAAAGCAGGAAAAATCGGGTGTAGCGAGAATAATGATGAATACATTAAGAAACAATGCTGAGAAAAATTCTTCAAAATTAAAATCTGTTCATGCCGATAAAATTAATGATATTTCCGGTGATTTGCGGAATCTGCGTTCATCGGTGAGAAATGCGGATCAGATGAAAGTGAATTTTAATGATTCGAATCTGCATTCAGGTAAAATTTTGATTTCTGCCGAGGAAATTAACTTTAGATATGACGAAGAAAATCTCTGGAAAGAAAATCTTAATCTTGAAATCCGGAGTGGTGACAGAATTTCTATTAAAGGTTCGAACGGTTCGGGAAAAACGACTTTGATTAAACTATTGTTGGGAGATTTGCAGCCTTCCGTCGGATCGATTTCTATATCGGATTTTCAGACGATTTATATTGATCAGGAATATTCTTTAATTGATAAAGAAGCAACAGTCTATGATTTTGCTCAACAGTTCAACGATAATGCATTGCCAGAATCTGAAGTGAAAACCTTATTGTCAAGATTTTTATTCGGGAAAGAAACCTGGGATAAAAAATGCGATGTTCTGAGTGGCGGAGAAAGGCTTCGACTTCTTCTGTGCGGACTTTCCATCAGCAATAAGGCTCCTGATATGATTATTCTTGATGAACCAACGAATAATTTAGACCTTCAAAATGTTGAAATTCTGACGAATTCTATTAAAGATTATCATGGAACTTTGGTGGTGATTTCTCATGATGAAGTGTTTTTAGAAGAGATTGGAGTAGATCGGGAATTGATGTTAAACTAA
- a CDS encoding DUF5683 domain-containing protein → MKKIFFTFFLCLFAIAYSQVIPNDTIKVDSAVSKEKPVAQPKKLLKSESKIVEDLENANGPTRKTMKLNPTRAGLYSAVLPGLGQFYNKKYWKIPIVWGAVGTGVGIAIWNDNQYKKYRGYYLDKLNGRPNDFLKDKPFLDKIALGNAQDRAKRQRDYAIAISGLIYILNIVDAVVDSHLYESRHDPDLSFVPTVIQDQYGITPPKTGLSLSYRF, encoded by the coding sequence ATGAAGAAAATATTTTTCACATTTTTTCTGTGTCTGTTCGCAATAGCTTATTCACAAGTAATCCCTAATGATACCATTAAGGTAGACTCTGCTGTGAGTAAGGAAAAGCCAGTGGCACAGCCTAAAAAACTTCTTAAATCGGAATCGAAGATTGTAGAAGATTTAGAAAATGCAAACGGACCTACCAGAAAAACAATGAAGCTGAATCCTACCAGAGCAGGTTTGTATTCTGCGGTATTACCCGGATTAGGCCAGTTTTATAATAAAAAATACTGGAAGATTCCTATCGTATGGGGCGCTGTAGGAACCGGAGTGGGGATCGCAATCTGGAATGACAATCAGTATAAAAAATACCGTGGATATTATCTGGATAAATTGAATGGGAGGCCCAATGATTTTTTAAAAGACAAACCTTTCTTGGATAAAATTGCCTTGGGAAATGCACAGGACAGGGCAAAAAGGCAAAGAGATTACGCTATCGCCATTTCAGGATTGATTTATATTCTGAATATTGTAGATGCAGTCGTAGACTCTCATCTTTATGAAAGCCGTCACGATCCTGATCTTTCTTTTGTACCTACCGTCATTCAGGATCAATATGGAATTACCCCTCCTAAAACGGGGCTGAGTTTAAGTTATAGATTTTAA
- the dapB gene encoding 4-hydroxy-tetrahydrodipicolinate reductase → MRIALVGYGKMGKIIDEIAQKRGHEVVARLKETPTAENLNHPDVVIEFSLPEVAFENVKACLENNVPVICGTTGWLEKKSEIEKIAVENNTAFLYGSNFSLGVNLFFALNEKLADLMKNVDEYSCQLEEIHHIHKKDAPSGTAISIAEGIFKHNKKFDAWKLDETKDNQLGIFAIREDEVPGTHSVFYRSEVDEIEIKHTAFNRNGFALGAVVAAEWIKDKKGNFEMKDVLGL, encoded by the coding sequence ATGAGAATAGCATTAGTTGGATATGGTAAAATGGGTAAGATTATCGATGAAATCGCTCAGAAAAGAGGTCATGAAGTTGTCGCCCGCCTAAAAGAAACTCCAACTGCTGAAAATCTTAACCATCCGGATGTTGTTATTGAATTTTCACTTCCTGAAGTGGCATTTGAAAATGTAAAAGCATGTCTTGAAAATAACGTTCCGGTCATCTGCGGTACAACAGGATGGCTGGAGAAAAAATCTGAAATCGAGAAAATTGCTGTTGAAAACAATACGGCTTTTTTATACGGATCCAATTTTAGTTTAGGAGTAAATTTATTTTTTGCTTTGAATGAGAAATTGGCAGATCTGATGAAAAATGTAGATGAATACTCATGTCAACTGGAAGAAATTCACCACATTCATAAAAAAGATGCACCAAGCGGAACGGCGATTTCAATTGCAGAAGGTATTTTCAAGCACAACAAAAAGTTTGATGCCTGGAAATTGGATGAGACAAAAGATAATCAGTTAGGTATTTTTGCAATTCGCGAAGATGAGGTTCCCGGAACTCACAGTGTTTTTTACAGAAGCGAAGTAGATGAAATCGAGATCAAGCATACTGCTTTCAATAGAAACGGTTTTGCACTGGGAGCTGTAGTGGCTGCAGAATGGATTAAAGATAAAAAAGGAAATTTTGAAATGAAAGACGTTTTAGGTCTTTAG
- a CDS encoding AAA family ATPase, which translates to MRIHIFGASGSGVTTLGKALSQELSIEYFDSDDFFWLKTPTPFTEKQNPEIRNTTVADKLHTTENWIFGGSIIHWGKNGFPPFDLVVFLYLPPEIRMERLKKREYERYGNEIINNPERAQKHQEFMDWANDYDHNTGIANRTLKAHLEWLSEINIPLIEISGDYELQEKIQLVLDTIRKQRNNH; encoded by the coding sequence ATGAGAATACATATTTTCGGAGCTTCCGGGTCAGGCGTAACTACTTTAGGAAAAGCATTATCTCAGGAACTTAGTATTGAATATTTTGACAGTGATGATTTTTTCTGGCTTAAAACACCCACTCCCTTTACAGAAAAGCAAAATCCTGAAATAAGAAACACTACTGTTGCAGACAAACTGCATACTACCGAAAACTGGATTTTCGGAGGTTCTATAATTCATTGGGGTAAAAATGGATTTCCCCCATTTGATCTGGTTGTATTTCTTTATCTCCCTCCTGAAATACGAATGGAAAGGCTGAAAAAAAGAGAATATGAAAGGTATGGCAATGAAATTATCAACAATCCGGAAAGAGCTCAAAAACATCAGGAATTTATGGATTGGGCGAACGATTATGATCATAATACCGGCATTGCCAACAGAACTTTAAAAGCCCATCTCGAATGGCTGTCTGAAATAAATATCCCGCTCATTGAAATTTCAGGCGATTATGAGCTCCAGGAAAAAATACAGCTAGTTCTGGATACGATAAGAAAGCAAAGAAATAACCATTAG
- a CDS encoding AAA family ATPase produces MAKIIGIANQKGGVGKTTTAVNLAAALGVLEKKILIIDADPQANATSGLGVDDVQYSTYNLLEHSVDTRSCIKQTATPNLDIVPSHIDLVAAEIELVDKDNREYMLKKALESVRNDYDYIIIDCAPSLGLITVNALTAADSVIIPIQCEYFALEGLGKLLNTIKNVQKIHNKDLDIEGLLLTMYDSRLRLSNQVVEEVNSHFPEMVFETIISRNVRLSEAPSFGESILNYDAESKGAVQYIQLAEEVLLKNEKLVKN; encoded by the coding sequence ATGGCAAAAATCATAGGTATCGCTAATCAAAAAGGAGGTGTTGGAAAGACTACAACCGCAGTGAATTTAGCAGCAGCATTAGGGGTATTGGAAAAGAAAATATTAATCATTGATGCTGATCCTCAGGCAAATGCTACCTCAGGTTTAGGGGTTGATGATGTTCAGTATTCTACTTACAATTTATTGGAGCATAGTGTGGATACAAGAAGTTGTATCAAGCAGACAGCAACTCCGAATCTGGATATTGTGCCCTCTCATATTGACCTGGTAGCGGCTGAAATTGAGTTGGTAGACAAAGACAACCGTGAATATATGCTGAAAAAAGCATTAGAAAGCGTGAGAAATGACTACGATTATATCATTATCGATTGCGCTCCGAGTTTAGGTCTTATCACCGTGAATGCACTTACAGCAGCAGATTCTGTAATTATCCCGATTCAGTGTGAATATTTTGCATTAGAAGGATTAGGTAAATTATTGAATACCATTAAAAATGTTCAGAAAATCCATAATAAAGATTTAGATATCGAAGGGCTTCTTTTGACAATGTACGACAGCAGATTGAGACTGTCCAACCAGGTGGTGGAAGAAGTAAATTCCCACTTCCCTGAAATGGTATTTGAGACCATCATTAGCCGAAATGTAAGATTGAGCGAAGCTCCGAGTTTTGGAGAGAGTATTTTGAACTATGATGCTGAAAGTAAAGGAGCTGTTCAGTACATCCAGCTTGCAGAAGAGGTTTTGCTGAAGAACGAAAAATTAGTAAAGAATTAA
- a CDS encoding energy transducer TonB, giving the protein MKHLHQNQEFRFNEVLFEHRNKEYGAYVLRNESDRTLTKALFVGVSLLAAVSITPFVINAFNTESSVHTPIDGPPVVIKLDRVDRPDTPPVKIEPVKPTTPPNVKTYDSRVVEPKRDAVEVEKKKIPDDAVAGLTTNLKADPAPTNTYVPPTTIPTSGTGPVAPYVKPEAPKVDKSKIETELSAEANFSGGIEAFRNKVMNNFDGSGFESGDVMRTTITFIVEIDGTISGIKANGTNADFNNEAIRTIKAISAKGKWTPGKNKQGESVRSAFKFPISMKFDN; this is encoded by the coding sequence ATGAAACACCTACACCAAAATCAAGAATTTCGTTTTAATGAAGTTTTATTTGAGCACCGTAATAAGGAGTACGGCGCCTATGTTTTAAGAAATGAATCAGACAGAACATTAACAAAAGCACTTTTTGTAGGTGTGAGTTTATTGGCTGCAGTTTCTATTACGCCATTTGTGATTAATGCTTTTAATACTGAAAGTTCAGTACATACTCCTATAGATGGCCCACCTGTAGTTATTAAATTGGATAGAGTTGATCGGCCAGATACACCGCCGGTGAAAATTGAGCCTGTAAAACCAACCACTCCTCCTAATGTAAAAACTTACGATTCAAGAGTTGTTGAACCTAAGAGGGATGCAGTTGAAGTTGAGAAAAAGAAAATACCGGATGATGCAGTGGCAGGATTGACCACTAATTTAAAAGCGGATCCTGCTCCAACAAATACATATGTTCCTCCAACGACTATCCCTACTAGTGGTACTGGTCCTGTAGCTCCATATGTAAAACCGGAGGCTCCTAAAGTTGATAAAAGTAAAATTGAAACAGAGCTAAGTGCAGAAGCGAATTTTAGTGGAGGAATAGAAGCTTTCAGAAATAAAGTAATGAATAATTTCGACGGATCGGGATTTGAATCCGGTGACGTTATGAGAACTACAATTACTTTTATTGTAGAAATTGATGGAACCATTTCAGGAATTAAGGCGAATGGTACGAATGCCGATTTTAATAATGAAGCCATTAGAACCATAAAAGCTATTTCAGCAAAAGGAAAATGGACACCCGGAAAAAATAAACAGGGAGAATCTGTAAGAAGTGCTTTCAAATTTCCGATATCCATGAAGTTTGATAATTAA
- the lepB gene encoding signal peptidase I gives MNYFLTYTVYVLILSVLMGISTWKLFKKMGYSPLFAFIPFYNYFIILKETKHPKWWAVLSYLPIVGPIMMSVFHIYLMKKFGKTLFQHQLLTVILPFIYMASVNYSKDAEVEDESANDLFLTDEEKNTKKKDTFVGSITFAVVFATIIHVFVTQPFGIPTGSMERTLLVGDFLFVNKWSYGYRLPMRPVAIPFLQGTIMDTGEKGNPKDDPKSYVDAVKLPYERIFQFNKPQRNDVVVFNYPQDSVHTAIDRKDPYVKRCVAVAGDTFEMRAGRLFVNGKPETVLGDQEVQHAYTVNAGSQLDIPSLYNTYGFLPVREIQTEKGFIYAFQGLTDKTAAEIKTLPNVVSMEESIFPKDSATVSYKLNADKSAYTKSIDTTQSIFPINKPWNQDWYGPLKIPKKGDVVAINKETLPTYRWIISEYEHNSLVERDNQIFINGQPATSYTIKQDYYMMIGDNRDASLDARFFGFVPEENIVGKPMFTWMSVQGVFSDASSTYQAPKKIRWDRMFKATNTGEANKTSYWWIAAMILILFFGWEYFVKLFRKDKKEENL, from the coding sequence ATGAATTACTTTTTAACGTACACAGTCTATGTTCTCATCTTATCTGTATTGATGGGAATTTCCACATGGAAGCTGTTTAAGAAAATGGGATATAGCCCTTTATTTGCTTTCATTCCGTTTTATAATTATTTCATCATTTTAAAAGAAACCAAACATCCTAAATGGTGGGCCGTTTTATCCTACTTACCCATTGTAGGGCCTATTATGATGTCTGTTTTCCATATTTATTTAATGAAGAAATTTGGAAAAACACTTTTCCAGCATCAGCTTCTTACAGTGATTCTTCCATTCATTTACATGGCAAGTGTTAACTATTCTAAAGACGCAGAAGTAGAAGATGAAAGTGCAAACGATCTATTCTTAACGGACGAAGAGAAAAATACAAAGAAAAAAGATACTTTTGTAGGATCTATTACTTTTGCGGTAGTTTTCGCTACGATTATCCACGTTTTTGTTACCCAGCCATTTGGAATTCCTACAGGATCTATGGAAAGAACACTTTTAGTAGGTGACTTCCTTTTCGTAAACAAATGGAGCTATGGATACAGACTTCCGATGCGTCCGGTTGCGATTCCTTTCTTACAGGGAACAATTATGGACACGGGAGAAAAAGGAAATCCTAAAGATGATCCAAAATCTTATGTGGATGCAGTAAAACTTCCTTATGAAAGAATTTTCCAATTCAATAAGCCTCAGAGAAATGATGTGGTAGTATTCAACTATCCTCAGGATTCTGTACACACAGCAATCGATAGAAAAGACCCTTATGTAAAAAGATGTGTGGCTGTTGCTGGAGATACTTTTGAAATGAGAGCAGGAAGACTTTTTGTAAACGGAAAGCCTGAAACGGTTTTAGGAGATCAGGAAGTTCAACATGCTTATACCGTAAACGCAGGATCTCAATTAGATATTCCTTCTTTATATAATACATACGGATTTTTGCCGGTAAGAGAAATACAGACTGAAAAAGGATTTATATATGCGTTTCAGGGATTGACAGATAAAACTGCTGCAGAAATAAAAACATTACCTAATGTGGTAAGTATGGAGGAAAGTATTTTCCCTAAAGATTCTGCTACGGTTTCCTATAAATTAAATGCAGATAAATCTGCTTATACTAAGAGCATTGATACGACACAATCTATTTTCCCAATTAATAAACCTTGGAATCAGGATTGGTACGGTCCTTTAAAAATTCCTAAGAAGGGAGATGTAGTGGCAATTAATAAAGAAACACTTCCAACATACAGATGGATTATTTCTGAATATGAACACAATAGTTTAGTGGAAAGAGATAATCAGATTTTCATCAATGGTCAGCCTGCAACTTCATATACCATCAAACAAGATTATTATATGATGATCGGGGACAACAGAGATGCTTCATTAGATGCCAGATTCTTTGGTTTCGTTCCGGAAGAAAATATTGTAGGAAAACCAATGTTTACATGGATGAGTGTTCAGGGTGTCTTTTCTGATGCAAGCTCAACGTATCAGGCTCCTAAAAAAATCCGTTGGGACAGAATGTTTAAGGCAACCAATACAGGAGAAGCGAATAAAACTTCATATTGGTGGATAGCCGCAATGATTCTTATTCTGTTCTTCGGTTGGGAATACTTTGTAAAACTATTCAGAAAGGATAAAAAAGAAGAAAATTTATAA
- a CDS encoding ParB/RepB/Spo0J family partition protein, with translation MKDKKRAMGRGLGAILSAESKATINSATDVGADKFVGNIVEVSLEDIYPNPTQPRTYFDEKALNELAQSIKNLGVIQPVTLRKDGERFEIISGERRFRASKIAGLTSIPAYIRLVNDQELLEMALVENIQREDLDAIEIALTYHRLLEEIGLTQENLSQRVGKDRSTITNSIRLLRLSPDIQNAIRSGEISAGHGRAIISLESEEHQQILFDLIIKEQLNVRQAEQAATALKNPKSPAAKRAKTELSNNYKRVQKTISDILDVKVEIKTSGNGKKGKIVLDFKNEDELEYILSHIK, from the coding sequence ATGAAGGATAAAAAAAGAGCGATGGGACGCGGTTTAGGTGCTATTCTTAGTGCTGAATCCAAAGCGACAATTAATTCTGCTACCGATGTAGGAGCAGATAAATTTGTAGGGAATATTGTAGAAGTATCCCTGGAAGATATTTATCCGAACCCGACCCAGCCAAGAACTTATTTTGATGAAAAAGCCTTAAATGAACTTGCTCAGTCTATTAAGAACTTAGGCGTTATTCAGCCTGTTACTTTAAGAAAAGACGGAGAAAGATTCGAAATTATATCCGGGGAAAGACGTTTCAGAGCAAGTAAAATTGCCGGTCTTACCAGTATTCCTGCCTATATTCGTCTGGTAAATGATCAGGAGCTTCTGGAAATGGCTCTTGTAGAGAATATCCAGAGAGAAGATCTGGATGCCATCGAAATTGCACTTACTTATCACAGACTTTTAGAAGAAATTGGTTTAACACAGGAAAACCTTAGCCAGAGAGTAGGAAAGGACAGAAGTACCATTACCAACTCTATACGACTTTTAAGATTAAGTCCGGATATCCAGAACGCGATCAGAAGCGGAGAGATTTCAGCAGGACACGGTAGAGCAATCATCAGCTTAGAAAGTGAAGAACATCAGCAGATTTTATTTGATTTAATTATTAAAGAACAGTTGAATGTTCGTCAGGCAGAGCAGGCTGCAACGGCATTGAAAAATCCAAAATCACCAGCTGCCAAAAGAGCAAAAACAGAGCTTTCCAATAATTACAAGAGGGTTCAGAAAACAATATCTGATATATTAGATGTAAAAGTGGAGATCAAAACCTCCGGAAATGGTAAAAAAGGTAAAATTGTTCTTGATTTCAAAAATGAAGATGAGCTTGAATATATTTTATCCCATATAAAATAA
- a CDS encoding adenylosuccinate synthase translates to MSTYVVVGLQYGDEGKGKITDVLSAKSDYVVRFQGGDNAGHTVYVGEEKFVLHLLPSGVLQCKGKCIIANGVVVNPKSFIKEVNQIESKGLKTDHIFISRRAHVIMPYHILLDTYREEEHGGTQIGTTKKGIGPCYEDKIARVGIRMIDLLNPEILRDKIEKNLKIKNSLFEKYYGKPTLDVEEIYNEYLEIGKQLQDRIVDTELELNEAIRDGKNVLFEGAQALMLDIDFGTYPYVTSSSPSTGGVCTGAGVPPTSLQNLIGVAKAYCTRVGNGPFPSELDNELGESIRQIGGEFGATTGRPRRTGWLDLVSLKHACMINGINNLVITKLDVLTGIENLKVVTHYKTEDGKIIDYFTSSTEKLYNYEPIYQDLPGWKEDITKARSYDELPDTAQKYIEFIEKYLGINVYLVSVGPERSQNIIRKELF, encoded by the coding sequence ATGTCAACTTACGTAGTTGTAGGTCTTCAATATGGAGATGAAGGTAAAGGAAAAATCACGGATGTTTTATCGGCAAAATCAGATTACGTTGTACGTTTCCAAGGAGGAGACAACGCGGGTCACACGGTTTATGTAGGTGAAGAGAAATTCGTTTTGCACCTTCTTCCATCGGGAGTTCTTCAGTGCAAAGGGAAGTGTATCATTGCGAACGGAGTAGTGGTAAATCCTAAATCTTTCATTAAGGAGGTGAATCAGATCGAAAGCAAAGGCTTGAAAACTGACCACATTTTCATCAGCAGAAGAGCGCATGTCATCATGCCTTACCACATTCTTTTGGATACTTACCGTGAAGAAGAGCACGGAGGAACGCAGATCGGAACGACGAAAAAAGGGATCGGACCTTGCTATGAAGACAAAATTGCAAGAGTAGGGATCAGAATGATCGACCTTCTGAATCCTGAAATTTTAAGAGACAAAATCGAGAAAAACTTAAAAATTAAGAATTCTCTTTTTGAAAAATATTACGGAAAACCGACATTAGACGTTGAGGAAATTTACAACGAATATTTAGAAATAGGAAAACAGCTTCAGGACAGAATCGTAGATACAGAACTGGAATTAAACGAGGCGATCAGAGATGGTAAAAATGTTTTATTCGAAGGAGCGCAGGCTTTGATGCTTGATATCGACTTCGGAACCTATCCATACGTAACTTCATCTTCTCCATCAACTGGTGGGGTTTGTACAGGAGCAGGTGTTCCGCCAACTTCCCTTCAAAACTTAATCGGTGTTGCAAAAGCATACTGTACAAGAGTTGGAAACGGACCTTTCCCATCAGAATTAGACAACGAATTAGGAGAAAGCATCAGACAAATTGGAGGAGAATTCGGAGCGACTACGGGTAGACCAAGAAGAACAGGTTGGTTAGATCTTGTTTCTTTGAAGCATGCTTGTATGATCAATGGGATCAATAATCTTGTTATTACAAAATTAGACGTTCTTACAGGAATTGAAAACCTGAAAGTGGTTACTCATTACAAAACTGAAGACGGAAAAATCATCGATTATTTCACTTCTTCAACAGAAAAATTATACAACTACGAACCAATCTACCAAGATCTACCGGGTTGGAAAGAAGACATAACAAAAGCAAGAAGCTATGACGAACTTCCTGATACAGCTCAGAAATATATCGAGTTTATCGAGAAATATTTAGGAATCAATGTGTACTTAGTATCTGTTGGTCCTGAAAGAAGCCAGAACATCATCAGAAAAGAATTATTCTAA
- a CDS encoding WbqC family protein, translating to MNMTNVLLPVFYLPPISWFSVLLNPENEIVFEQFENFPKQTYRNRANIFGANGKLSLIIPINHNGKRELKDIEISYREDWRGLHWKSIKTAYQSSPYFEFYEDKLKKIFDLKEKNLLDFNLKALEILQNILKTEKAYSLNTEYIKNPEEINLREKFSAKQPSEFEMDEYYQTFSDKLGFIQDLSILDLICNKGPESLTYIRNIKQSY from the coding sequence ATGAATATGACGAATGTATTATTACCGGTATTTTATTTACCACCTATTTCATGGTTTTCAGTGTTATTAAATCCTGAAAATGAAATCGTATTTGAACAGTTTGAGAATTTCCCGAAACAGACCTATAGAAACAGAGCCAATATTTTCGGGGCAAACGGAAAATTATCTTTAATTATCCCGATCAATCATAACGGAAAAAGAGAACTGAAAGATATTGAAATCTCTTACAGGGAAGATTGGAGAGGCCTTCATTGGAAATCTATTAAAACAGCTTATCAGAGTTCCCCTTATTTCGAATTTTATGAAGATAAGCTAAAGAAAATATTTGACCTGAAGGAAAAAAATCTTTTAGATTTCAATTTAAAGGCTTTGGAAATTTTACAGAATATTCTAAAAACAGAAAAGGCATATTCTTTGAATACAGAGTATATCAAAAATCCTGAAGAGATTAATTTAAGAGAAAAATTTTCAGCGAAACAGCCTTCAGAATTTGAAATGGATGAATATTATCAGACATTTTCAGATAAACTGGGGTTTATACAGGATTTGTCAATTTTAGACCTTATTTGTAACAAAGGGCCTGAATCTTTGACTTATATAAGAAATATTAAACAATCATACTAA